One Williamsia phyllosphaerae DNA segment encodes these proteins:
- a CDS encoding Dps family protein: MATFTTPGITPEDATAVSNTLQERLSALNDLHLTLKHIHWNVVGTNFIGVHEMIDPQVELVRGYADTLAERIATFGESPRGTANAIEKDRSWDDYTLGRDSVQAHLGALDLVYVGFITSHRDAIKSVGEIDPVTEDILIGQTAELEKFHWFVRAHLENYTGQLSTAGAKSEQEAADQAR; encoded by the coding sequence ATGGCTACTTTCACAACGCCCGGAATCACCCCCGAGGACGCGACTGCGGTGTCGAACACCCTGCAGGAGCGACTGAGCGCACTCAACGATCTGCACCTCACCCTCAAGCACATCCACTGGAACGTCGTCGGCACGAACTTCATCGGCGTGCACGAGATGATCGACCCTCAGGTCGAACTCGTCCGTGGCTACGCCGACACCCTTGCGGAGCGCATCGCCACGTTCGGCGAGTCTCCCCGGGGCACCGCGAACGCGATCGAGAAGGATCGCTCGTGGGACGACTACACGCTGGGTCGCGACTCGGTCCAGGCCCACCTCGGCGCCCTCGACCTCGTCTACGTCGGCTTCATCACCTCGCACCGTGACGCCATCAAGTCGGTCGGCGAGATCGACCCGGTCACCGAGGACATCTTGATCGGTCAGACCGCCGAGCTGGAGAAGTTCCACTGGTTCGTCCGCGCGCACCTCGAGAACTACACCGGTCAGCTCTCCACCGCGGGCGCGAAGTCCGAGCAGGAAGCTGCCGACCAGGCTCGTTGA
- a CDS encoding CsbD family protein, with translation MGIADKAKNAAEDAIGKAKEVIGDKTDNKDLEAEGKGDQGKAGVKKVGENIKDTFK, from the coding sequence ATGGGAATCGCTGACAAGGCCAAGAACGCGGCAGAAGACGCCATCGGCAAGGCAAAAGAGGTCATCGGTGACAAGACCGACAACAAGGACCTCGAGGCCGAGGGCAAGGGCGATCAGGGCAAGGCCGGCGTGAAGAAGGTCGGCGAGAACATCAAGGACACCTTCAAGTAA
- a CDS encoding diacylglycerol kinase, translating to MSSPVRSVIALVNPNSRNGAGRATATAAVDALRRRGVQVVTRTGLDASDARVAAAEAVRSDVDAVVVIGGDGTIGPVLDAARGTDTRIGLIPAGTGNDHARALDIPTDDPEAAVDIVVAGHSRRVDLGLITSTAGEFVFGTVAAIGLDAAVTKRAVGMRRPRGQSRYALAAVAEIMALAPRHFRVTVDDESWEMDLVMASVGNTPSYGGGMRICPDAVIDDGLLDVTLVEYAPRRRLLRLFPTIYSGTHVSRPEVHTMRGRRIVIESGVPAPASADGDLMGTTPVTVEVLPAAIDFLVPPSHGITSRL from the coding sequence ATGAGCAGCCCCGTGCGGTCGGTCATCGCGCTCGTCAACCCGAACTCACGCAACGGGGCGGGCCGGGCCACCGCGACCGCCGCGGTCGACGCGCTGCGCCGCCGCGGGGTACAGGTCGTGACCCGCACCGGCCTCGACGCCTCCGACGCCCGGGTCGCCGCGGCCGAGGCGGTCCGGTCCGACGTGGATGCGGTGGTCGTGATCGGTGGGGACGGGACCATCGGCCCGGTTCTCGACGCGGCCCGTGGCACCGACACCCGGATCGGGCTGATCCCGGCGGGCACCGGCAACGACCACGCCCGCGCGCTCGACATCCCCACCGACGACCCCGAGGCGGCCGTCGACATCGTTGTCGCCGGCCACTCGCGACGCGTTGACCTGGGGTTGATCACCTCAACGGCCGGGGAGTTCGTGTTCGGCACGGTCGCGGCGATCGGCCTCGACGCCGCGGTGACCAAGCGGGCCGTCGGGATGCGACGTCCGCGCGGACAGTCGCGCTACGCCCTCGCCGCCGTCGCGGAGATCATGGCGCTGGCCCCCCGACACTTCCGTGTGACCGTCGACGACGAGTCCTGGGAGATGGATCTGGTGATGGCGTCGGTGGGCAACACCCCGAGCTACGGCGGGGGGATGCGCATCTGTCCGGACGCGGTCATCGACGACGGGCTGCTCGACGTAACACTGGTCGAGTACGCGCCCCGGCGGCGACTGCTGCGCCTGTTCCCGACGATCTACTCCGGTACCCACGTGTCCCGGCCCGAGGTGCACACGATGCGCGGCCGTCGAATCGTCATCGAGTCGGGCGTCCCGGCACCCGCGTCGGCCGACGGCGACCTCATGGGGACGACCCCGGTGACCGTCGAGGTGCTCCCCGCCGCCATCGACTTCCTGGTCCCGCCATCACACGGGATCACCTCGCGGTTGTGA
- a CDS encoding FAD-binding oxidoreductase, giving the protein MQWNAWGAAEAATPLSENITDLLRSALGVTGHPRPSVAADDVALSPARLTSSDLDYLRAIVGTEHVSDAHADRLLRAGGKSTPDLLRRTAREQDAPDAVVLPGTDDEVAALLRWCSEHRVAVVAFGGGTSVVGGLDPVDGGLRAVISVDLRRFDRLLELDEVSGVAIMGAGLTGPRAEELLGERGFSLGHFPQSYQFATIGGFAVTRSSGQASAGYGRFDDMVVGLTTVTPRGILELGTVAKSAAGPDLRQLILGSEGTLGIVTAVALRVHRTPTAAINEAWHFPDFATGAQALRAVAQRGPGLGPTVLRLSDEAETGVNLAMPGAIGDGSAPGGTLAITRFEGDAAACAARRELTADVLTAAGGTSLGADAADAWEHGRFSAPYLRDSLLAIGAGCETLETATSWARIPELRTAVTTALTDALGASGSQALVLCHISHTYPTGASLYFTVVYKMVSESDPIEQWAAAKSAANDAIVTSGAAITHHHAVGVDHRDRLDAEIGSVGVEILRAVKHALDPAGILNPGKLIP; this is encoded by the coding sequence ATGCAGTGGAACGCGTGGGGTGCGGCGGAGGCCGCGACGCCGCTGTCGGAGAACATCACCGATCTGCTGCGCAGTGCGCTGGGTGTCACCGGACACCCGCGCCCGTCCGTCGCGGCCGACGACGTCGCGTTGTCGCCCGCGCGTCTGACCAGCTCCGACCTCGACTACCTGCGCGCCATCGTCGGGACCGAGCACGTTTCCGACGCCCACGCCGACCGTCTGCTGCGGGCGGGCGGCAAGAGCACCCCGGATCTGCTGCGTAGGACTGCCCGCGAGCAGGACGCACCCGATGCCGTGGTGCTGCCCGGCACCGACGACGAGGTCGCGGCGCTGCTGCGCTGGTGTTCGGAGCACCGGGTCGCGGTGGTGGCCTTCGGCGGCGGTACCAGCGTGGTCGGTGGTCTCGACCCCGTCGACGGGGGATTGCGCGCGGTCATCTCGGTGGATCTGCGGCGTTTCGACCGGCTCCTCGAGCTCGACGAGGTGTCCGGTGTCGCGATCATGGGCGCCGGACTGACCGGACCGCGTGCAGAGGAGTTGCTCGGTGAGCGGGGGTTCTCACTCGGCCACTTCCCGCAGAGCTACCAGTTCGCGACCATCGGCGGCTTCGCCGTCACCCGGTCCTCGGGTCAGGCATCGGCGGGCTATGGCCGCTTCGACGACATGGTCGTCGGGCTCACCACCGTCACCCCGCGCGGGATCCTCGAGCTCGGGACCGTCGCCAAGTCCGCGGCGGGTCCGGATCTACGTCAGCTGATCCTCGGTTCGGAGGGCACCCTCGGGATCGTCACCGCGGTGGCGCTGCGGGTTCATCGCACCCCGACCGCGGCCATCAACGAGGCCTGGCACTTCCCCGACTTCGCCACCGGGGCGCAGGCCCTCCGCGCGGTCGCCCAGCGCGGTCCCGGTCTCGGTCCGACCGTCCTGCGTCTGTCCGACGAGGCGGAGACCGGGGTGAACCTCGCGATGCCGGGTGCCATCGGCGACGGCAGCGCGCCCGGCGGCACGTTGGCCATCACGCGGTTCGAGGGCGACGCGGCCGCGTGCGCCGCGCGTCGCGAGCTGACCGCCGACGTGCTGACCGCGGCGGGCGGCACCTCCCTGGGAGCCGACGCGGCCGACGCCTGGGAGCACGGTCGGTTCTCCGCGCCCTACCTGCGCGACTCCCTCCTCGCGATCGGCGCGGGCTGCGAGACGCTGGAGACCGCGACCAGCTGGGCGCGCATCCCCGAACTCCGCACCGCGGTCACCACCGCGCTCACCGATGCCCTGGGCGCATCCGGGTCGCAGGCGCTGGTCCTCTGCCACATCTCGCACACATATCCCACCGGGGCGTCGCTGTACTTCACGGTCGTCTACAAGATGGTGTCCGAGTCCGACCCGATCGAGCAGTGGGCGGCGGCCAAGTCCGCCGCCAACGACGCCATCGTCACCAGCGGCGCCGCCATCACCCATCACCATGCGGTCGGGGTCGACCACCGCGATCGGCTCGACGCCGAGATCGGGTCGGTCGGCGTCGAGATCCTGCGTGCGGTGAAGCACGCCCTCGATCCGGCCGGGATCCTCAATCCCGGCAAGCTCATCCCATGA
- a CDS encoding TetR/AcrR family transcriptional regulator produces MSTSNDVLDAARTCLLRSDGRKITLAEVAREAGVSRPTVYRRWPEVSSVIRDLLTREMAQIITEHRVHIDNAARAAAEALGANSRSSVDVLDRGAPAGLLPDTTRRAVLDALVDTTVGVAVAVGEDAVFEGLARMQPEVIAPYIFTRLGTSQRGVLTVLTEAIVAAQSFAAIRPGQPDHLAAMILLIAQSAIQSRTMMAPILGDAWPGELRIALTGYLSPTDTDHPRTHGDLT; encoded by the coding sequence ATGTCAACCAGTAACGATGTTCTCGACGCCGCCCGCACCTGCCTTCTGCGCAGCGATGGTCGCAAGATCACGCTCGCCGAGGTCGCGCGCGAGGCCGGGGTCAGCAGGCCGACGGTCTACCGCCGCTGGCCGGAGGTGTCGTCGGTCATCCGCGACCTGTTGACGCGCGAGATGGCACAGATCATCACCGAACACCGCGTGCACATCGACAACGCGGCCCGTGCCGCCGCCGAGGCACTGGGCGCGAACTCGCGGTCCTCGGTCGATGTTCTCGATCGGGGTGCTCCCGCGGGCCTGCTGCCCGACACCACCCGACGCGCGGTGCTCGACGCGCTCGTCGACACCACCGTCGGCGTGGCCGTCGCCGTCGGCGAGGACGCCGTCTTCGAGGGCCTGGCCCGGATGCAACCCGAGGTCATCGCGCCGTACATCTTCACCCGCCTGGGCACCAGCCAGCGCGGCGTCCTCACCGTGTTGACCGAGGCGATCGTGGCCGCGCAGTCGTTCGCCGCGATACGTCCCGGGCAGCCCGACCACCTCGCCGCGATGATCCTGCTCATCGCACAGTCGGCCATCCAGTCGCGGACGATGATGGCGCCGATCCTCGGCGACGCCTGGCCCGGCGAGTTGCGCATCGCCCTGACCGGATACCTCAGTCCCACCGACACCGACCACCCACGGACGCACGGAGATCTGACATGA
- a CDS encoding glycerol-3-phosphate dehydrogenase/oxidase — protein sequence MRTQLQSYSPDLSPARAAEDRAALKNPQTSWDVLVIGGGITGVGVALDAASRGLRVALVESRDLAFGTSRYSSKLVHGGLRYLASGHLGIAWESAVERHHLMTSIAPHLVSPMAQVVPAYGAPAGVGRLASVRAAADGFLGSAIVGAGFAFGDLLRRGARTPAGVLGRPEHVSSDEVIAACPQVAPNGLHGGWRSFDGQLIDDARLVVAVARTAASHGAAICTRIRADDVTGSGAQLTDVDSGESFRVQARTVINATGVWAGTVDDSIHIRPSRGTHLVFDAATFGHPTAALTIPVPGHRSRFVFAMPQQLGRVYVGLSDEDAPGPIPDESVPSENEIDYILDTLNTALATPVSRADVIGSYSGLRPLIEADGDTADLSREHAVGINATGLISVVGGKLTTYRKMAADAVDAAVTKGRLDAYPCVTESIPVIGAHGPRDPRLPASLLARYGGEARRVVDMATVSSPLAPIARGIDVTRAEIEFAVTCEGATDVDDILHRRTRIGLVEADATRCRPAITHILDQLGAAHSA from the coding sequence ATGAGAACTCAACTGCAGTCGTACAGCCCCGATCTGAGCCCCGCGCGCGCGGCCGAGGACCGCGCCGCGCTGAAGAACCCGCAGACGTCCTGGGATGTCCTGGTGATCGGCGGCGGCATCACCGGTGTCGGGGTGGCGCTCGACGCGGCGTCGCGCGGGCTGAGGGTCGCGCTGGTGGAGTCGCGCGACCTCGCCTTCGGCACCAGTCGGTACAGCAGCAAGCTGGTGCACGGCGGTCTGCGGTACCTCGCCTCCGGGCACCTCGGCATCGCATGGGAGAGCGCTGTCGAACGCCATCACCTGATGACCTCGATCGCGCCGCACCTGGTGTCGCCGATGGCCCAGGTCGTCCCCGCCTACGGAGCCCCCGCCGGCGTCGGCCGACTGGCATCGGTACGCGCGGCCGCCGACGGATTCCTCGGATCGGCCATCGTCGGGGCGGGATTCGCGTTCGGCGACCTCCTGCGTCGTGGCGCCCGCACACCGGCCGGCGTGCTCGGCCGTCCCGAGCACGTCTCCTCCGACGAGGTCATCGCGGCGTGCCCGCAGGTCGCTCCCAACGGCCTGCACGGTGGGTGGCGCTCGTTCGACGGGCAGCTCATCGACGACGCCCGTCTGGTGGTCGCGGTGGCGCGGACCGCGGCATCGCACGGCGCGGCGATCTGCACCCGCATCCGGGCAGACGACGTGACCGGCAGCGGCGCACAGCTCACCGACGTCGACTCCGGCGAGAGCTTCCGGGTGCAGGCGCGCACCGTCATCAACGCCACCGGCGTGTGGGCCGGGACCGTCGACGACTCGATCCACATCCGCCCCAGCCGCGGAACCCATCTGGTGTTCGACGCCGCGACGTTCGGACACCCGACTGCCGCGCTGACCATCCCGGTCCCCGGTCACCGCAGTCGGTTCGTGTTCGCGATGCCCCAGCAGCTCGGGCGGGTCTACGTCGGGTTGTCCGACGAGGACGCCCCGGGTCCCATCCCGGACGAGTCGGTGCCGTCGGAGAACGAGATCGACTACATCCTCGACACCCTCAACACCGCGCTGGCGACGCCGGTCTCGCGTGCCGACGTGATCGGCAGCTACTCGGGTCTGCGACCGCTGATCGAGGCCGACGGCGACACCGCGGACCTGTCCCGCGAACACGCCGTCGGGATCAACGCGACCGGGCTGATCAGCGTGGTGGGCGGGAAGCTGACCACCTATCGGAAGATGGCCGCCGACGCCGTCGACGCCGCCGTGACGAAGGGCCGTCTCGACGCGTATCCCTGTGTCACCGAGTCGATCCCCGTGATCGGCGCTCACGGCCCGCGCGATCCGAGGCTGCCCGCGTCGTTGCTCGCCCGGTACGGCGGGGAGGCGCGGCGCGTCGTCGACATGGCGACCGTGTCGTCGCCGCTCGCCCCCATCGCGCGCGGCATCGACGTCACCCGCGCGGAGATCGAGTTCGCCGTCACCTGTGAGGGGGCGACCGACGTCGACGACATCCTGCACCGACGCACCCGCATCGGTCTGGTCGAGGCCGACGCCACCCGCTGCCGGCCCGCGATCACCCACATCCTCGATCAGCTCGGCGCCGCCCACAGCGCCTGA
- a CDS encoding acyl-CoA dehydrogenase family protein, protein MTTTSASDPKTSTHHTPDGPEVSPDELDEILATTEEFVRTKVIPREQEIADTDEIPADLRQAAKDLGLFGFAIPQEWGGLGLDLAQEVRLAEVLGYTSLALRSMFGTNNGIAGQVLVQFGTDEQKKTWLERIASGEVVASFALTESGAGSNPAGLRTKAVADGDDWIITGDKRYITNAPTADLFVVFARYRPADDSGPGIAVFLVPADAEGVTVGPKDKKMGQEGSLTAEVYFDSVRVSASALVGGDADLGYRAAMTILARGRIHIAAVSVGQAQRALDESVDSAAISTQGGKPVGDNQLIQGLIADMATQVMAGRALVREAARAWVDETDRRISPSVAKLFCTEMLGKVADSAVQVHGGAGYMRGVAVERIYRDARLLRLYEGTSEIQRLIIGGGLVKQAKKRLG, encoded by the coding sequence ATGACGACGACGTCGGCCTCTGATCCGAAGACCAGCACGCACCACACCCCGGACGGTCCCGAGGTCAGCCCGGACGAACTCGACGAGATCCTCGCGACCACCGAGGAGTTCGTCCGAACCAAGGTCATCCCGCGAGAGCAGGAGATCGCCGACACCGACGAGATCCCGGCCGACCTGCGCCAGGCGGCGAAGGACCTCGGACTGTTCGGTTTCGCGATCCCGCAGGAGTGGGGCGGCCTCGGACTCGATCTCGCCCAGGAGGTGCGCCTCGCCGAGGTCCTCGGCTACACGAGTCTCGCGCTGCGATCGATGTTCGGCACCAACAACGGCATCGCCGGTCAGGTGCTCGTGCAGTTCGGCACCGACGAGCAGAAGAAGACGTGGCTCGAACGCATCGCCTCGGGAGAGGTCGTCGCGTCGTTCGCGCTGACCGAGAGCGGCGCCGGCTCGAACCCGGCCGGTCTGCGCACGAAAGCCGTTGCCGACGGGGATGACTGGATCATCACCGGCGACAAGCGGTACATCACCAACGCCCCCACCGCCGACCTCTTCGTGGTGTTCGCCCGCTACCGTCCGGCCGACGACTCCGGTCCGGGCATCGCGGTGTTCCTGGTCCCGGCCGACGCCGAGGGCGTCACTGTGGGCCCCAAGGACAAGAAGATGGGTCAGGAGGGGTCCCTGACCGCCGAGGTCTACTTCGACTCGGTGCGGGTGTCGGCCTCGGCGCTGGTCGGTGGCGACGCCGACCTCGGCTACCGGGCGGCGATGACGATCCTGGCCCGTGGTCGCATCCACATCGCCGCGGTCTCGGTGGGTCAGGCGCAACGCGCCCTCGACGAGTCGGTGGACTCCGCGGCCATCAGCACCCAGGGCGGAAAGCCCGTCGGTGACAACCAGTTGATCCAGGGACTGATCGCCGACATGGCGACGCAGGTGATGGCCGGTCGGGCCCTGGTCCGCGAGGCCGCCCGCGCCTGGGTAGACGAGACCGACCGCCGGATCTCCCCGTCGGTGGCCAAGCTGTTCTGCACCGAGATGCTCGGCAAGGTCGCCGATTCGGCGGTACAGGTCCACGGCGGCGCGGGCTACATGCGGGGTGTCGCGGTGGAGCGGATCTACCGGGACGCGCGGTTGCTCCGCCTCTACGAGGGCACCAGCGAGATCCAGCGCCTGATCATCGGCGGCGGACTGGTCAAGCAGGCGAAGAAGCGGCTCGGCTGA
- a CDS encoding metallophosphoesterase has translation MTRLLAFGTFLALVGLVLHLRYVRRTRMPRPYSRVVDAVFVVAWVLALIGIGSGELFDPAWARVPAFIGLSWLAVVLYLVLGTVLVGLVTVSIRVVMAVRHRDSGDVRLRVHRFGSAIVALVSVVAVGYGLFEAANPRVTRTTVSLDRLPAQFDGTRVALVSDLHVGPARGRGFVQKVVDDVNAQSPDLVILDGDLIDGTVDLVGSDLEPLRELSAPLGVFGVSGNHEFYAGDGGKWLDRWDSLGVRVLRNERATVTRSGATIDLAGINDATAPKPYEPDLDRALAGRDTDRFVLLLAHQPLQAFDASDAGVDLQVSGHTHAGQIWPLRYLVPLQQPTVEGLDTVGSTTIYTTRGAGAWGPPVRVGAPPEIAMLELESA, from the coding sequence ATGACGAGACTCCTGGCGTTCGGTACGTTCCTGGCCCTGGTCGGCCTGGTGTTGCATCTGCGATACGTGCGGCGGACGCGGATGCCGCGGCCGTACTCCCGGGTCGTCGACGCGGTGTTCGTGGTCGCCTGGGTGCTGGCGTTGATCGGCATCGGGTCGGGTGAACTGTTCGACCCGGCGTGGGCACGCGTACCGGCGTTCATCGGGTTGTCCTGGCTCGCAGTGGTTCTCTACCTCGTCCTCGGGACCGTGCTGGTCGGTCTGGTGACCGTGTCCATCCGCGTGGTCATGGCGGTCCGGCACCGGGACTCCGGCGACGTCCGGCTGCGTGTGCACCGGTTCGGCTCGGCGATCGTCGCCCTCGTCTCGGTGGTCGCGGTCGGCTACGGACTGTTCGAGGCCGCCAACCCGCGCGTCACCCGGACCACGGTCTCGCTGGACCGGTTGCCCGCGCAGTTCGACGGGACCCGGGTGGCGCTGGTCTCCGACCTGCACGTCGGTCCGGCCCGCGGACGGGGATTCGTGCAGAAGGTGGTCGACGACGTGAACGCGCAGTCCCCCGATCTCGTCATCCTCGACGGTGACCTGATCGACGGGACGGTGGACCTCGTCGGCTCCGACCTCGAGCCGCTCCGCGAACTGTCCGCACCGCTCGGCGTTTTCGGGGTGAGCGGCAACCACGAGTTCTACGCGGGCGACGGCGGCAAGTGGCTCGACCGGTGGGATTCCCTCGGCGTCCGGGTGCTGCGCAACGAACGCGCGACGGTCACCCGGTCCGGTGCCACGATCGACCTCGCCGGCATCAACGACGCCACCGCCCCGAAGCCCTACGAGCCCGACCTCGACCGGGCCCTGGCCGGCCGCGATACGGACCGTTTCGTGCTGCTGCTCGCGCATCAACCGTTGCAGGCGTTCGACGCATCGGACGCCGGTGTCGATCTCCAGGTGTCCGGCCACACCCACGCCGGCCAGATCTGGCCGCTGCGTTACCTCGTCCCGTTGCAGCAACCGACGGTCGAGGGTCTCGACACGGTTGGCTCGACGACGATCTACACCACGCGCGGTGCCGGGGCGTGGGGGCCGCCGGTCCGCGTCGGAGCGCCACCCGAGATCGCGATGCTCGAGCTCGAATCGGCCTGA
- a CDS encoding aminotransferase class V-fold PLP-dependent enzyme — protein sequence MYISELGELWHRARVEPSIVHLDSAAASRSSNKVIEAVTAHLWRESERGGYVAQEQSSELLARTRRDIAALVGHTADELAFRESALAALRALLTYWNMPLSATVWVAPNEYGPNLDQFERRGYAVHTMPSTDGYGRVDTDALQNMLQFEQPDFIHVCHIGSHSGIVQPVAKIVELAHDAGVPVVVDAAQALGQVNCVTGADVVYGTSRKWIAGPRGVGFLATRSDSLRPVEIESSEAFIAGRIGLGVAVQELQSFGVEKIHRELAAIGKYTRERLFGVGSWELMEPVDEQSAIVTLAPPPGWGPSDVLAARDRLRSIGILVTCAESWRAPLYTEQSVLRISPHLDLRRGHLDQLATELRGMGY from the coding sequence ATGTACATCAGCGAACTGGGCGAACTCTGGCACCGCGCCCGAGTCGAGCCGAGCATCGTCCACCTCGATTCCGCCGCGGCGTCGCGGTCGTCGAACAAGGTCATCGAGGCGGTGACCGCGCATCTGTGGCGGGAATCCGAGCGCGGCGGCTACGTCGCACAGGAGCAGAGCTCCGAGCTGCTGGCCCGTACGCGCCGCGACATCGCCGCCCTGGTCGGTCACACCGCCGACGAACTCGCCTTCCGCGAGAGCGCGCTGGCCGCTCTGCGCGCGCTGCTCACCTACTGGAACATGCCGCTCTCGGCGACGGTGTGGGTGGCGCCCAACGAGTACGGCCCCAACCTCGACCAATTCGAGCGACGTGGATACGCGGTGCACACCATGCCGTCCACCGACGGCTACGGCCGGGTGGACACCGACGCGCTGCAGAACATGCTGCAGTTCGAGCAGCCCGACTTCATCCACGTCTGCCACATCGGTTCGCACAGCGGGATCGTCCAGCCCGTCGCCAAGATCGTCGAGCTCGCTCACGACGCGGGCGTCCCGGTGGTCGTTGACGCCGCGCAGGCGCTCGGTCAGGTGAACTGCGTGACCGGTGCCGACGTGGTCTACGGCACGAGTCGCAAGTGGATCGCCGGACCGCGCGGCGTCGGCTTCCTCGCAACCCGGTCGGACTCGTTGCGACCGGTGGAGATCGAGAGTTCCGAGGCGTTCATCGCCGGGCGCATCGGCCTGGGTGTCGCGGTGCAGGAACTGCAGAGCTTCGGGGTCGAGAAGATCCACCGGGAACTCGCGGCCATCGGCAAGTACACCCGCGAGCGTCTGTTCGGCGTCGGCAGCTGGGAACTGATGGAACCGGTCGACGAGCAGTCGGCCATCGTGACCCTCGCCCCGCCGCCGGGATGGGGACCGTCGGACGTACTCGCCGCACGAGATCGGTTGCGCTCCATCGGCATCCTGGTCACCTGCGCCGAGTCCTGGCGCGCCCCGCTGTACACCGAGCAGTCGGTGCTGCGGATCAGCCCACACCTCGACCTCCGCCGCGGGCACCTCGACCAGCTCGCCACCGAACTGCGCGGGATGGGTTACTAG
- a CDS encoding MFS transporter translates to MPFLRAFRDRPGLSRLLAVRLSSQVTDGVFQAALGGAILFNPERHADPLAVAGGLAVLLLPYSVIGPFAGALLDHWDRRTVLIWANVARAVLVSIVAVSIATGAPDTVVLITALLVTGASRFVASGLSAGLPHVAPREILVGMNAFFTTIGAGALAVGAGIALGLRAIFGSDNVGSALTTMGAVVIALIGAGIAVGFAHLALGPDHPDTEGAAVTADHPRGPAMRAVAVGLLHGGRAVARARGVSGSLCAIGAHRVVFGLNTLMLLVLTRHSALGGGLAGIGLVASMTAVGMFIAALITPWSVARTGRRNTLLVALGIGVVAETTLLTFNGIVICAAAVVLGCIGQMCKLCGDAAMQMDTDDAVRGQVFSFQDAIFNIAYVGAVTVAALAIAENGHSPGLPIAGAVIYLTALGLVLGIYSQRRTFAAERHCVKDCFGDVAADQSRAEPSSNLT, encoded by the coding sequence GTGCCATTCCTGCGAGCGTTCCGAGACCGCCCCGGGCTGTCACGTCTGCTCGCGGTCCGACTCTCCAGTCAGGTCACCGACGGCGTGTTCCAGGCCGCGCTGGGTGGCGCCATCCTGTTCAACCCGGAACGCCACGCCGATCCGCTCGCTGTCGCCGGTGGGCTGGCGGTGCTGCTCCTGCCGTACTCGGTGATCGGTCCGTTCGCCGGCGCCCTGCTCGACCACTGGGACCGCCGCACCGTGCTGATCTGGGCGAACGTCGCCCGGGCGGTGTTGGTCAGCATCGTGGCGGTGTCCATCGCGACCGGCGCCCCCGACACCGTCGTGCTGATCACCGCCCTGCTCGTGACCGGTGCCAGCCGATTCGTCGCGTCCGGCCTGTCGGCGGGACTGCCACACGTCGCACCCCGCGAGATCCTCGTCGGGATGAACGCCTTCTTCACCACGATCGGTGCAGGTGCGTTGGCGGTCGGTGCGGGTATCGCACTCGGCCTCCGCGCGATCTTCGGCTCCGACAACGTCGGCAGCGCGCTGACGACGATGGGCGCAGTGGTGATCGCCCTGATCGGAGCGGGCATCGCAGTCGGGTTCGCCCACCTCGCGCTCGGCCCGGACCACCCCGACACCGAAGGCGCCGCCGTCACCGCCGACCACCCACGCGGGCCCGCGATGCGCGCGGTCGCGGTGGGCCTGCTGCACGGCGGCCGCGCCGTCGCCCGGGCCCGCGGTGTGTCGGGGTCGCTGTGCGCGATCGGTGCGCACCGGGTGGTGTTCGGCCTCAACACCCTGATGCTGCTGGTGCTCACCCGGCACTCGGCCCTCGGCGGTGGGCTTGCCGGGATCGGTCTGGTCGCGTCGATGACGGCCGTCGGCATGTTCATCGCCGCGCTCATCACGCCGTGGTCGGTGGCGCGGACCGGTCGGCGCAACACTCTGCTGGTCGCCTTGGGCATCGGCGTCGTCGCGGAGACGACGCTGCTGACGTTCAACGGCATCGTGATCTGCGCGGCCGCAGTGGTGCTCGGGTGCATCGGGCAGATGTGCAAGCTCTGCGGCGACGCCGCGATGCAGATGGACACCGACGACGCCGTCCGCGGACAGGTCTTCTCCTTCCAGGACGCCATCTTCAACATCGCCTACGTCGGTGCGGTGACCGTCGCCGCGCTGGCCATCGCCGAGAACGGGCACAGCCCCGGTCTGCCCATCGCCGGTGCGGTCATCTACCTCACCGCGCTGGGTCTGGTGCTGGGCATCTACTCGCAGCGCCGGACGTTCGCCGCCGAACGGCATTGCGTCAAGGACTGTTTCGGTGACGTCGCCGCCGATCAATCCCGCGCCGAACCCTCCTCGAACCTCACCTGA